From Mytilus edulis chromosome 8, xbMytEdul2.2, whole genome shotgun sequence, one genomic window encodes:
- the LOC139485794 gene encoding cell death-inducing p53-target protein 1 homolog — translation MDKGSPYPQSQPQQQYGQPPQQYGQPPQQYGQPQNQYGQPPQQYGQSPNQYGQPPAYGGGQQQQTSTVVVGQPQTLVLQQTYRDSPVRTTCPSCNADVMTAISFEVGTMAWVVAGCLCIFGLWLGCCLIPFCVDGCKDVVHTCPNCNHMVGRFSRM, via the exons ATGGATAAGGGATCACCATACCCCCAGTCGCAGCCTCAACAGCAGTATGGTCAGCCTCCACAGCAGTATGGTCAACCTCCTCAACAGTATGGACAGCCACAAAACCAGTATGGTCAGCCACCGCAACAGTATGGCCAGTCACCAAACCAGTACGGCCAGCCACCAG CTTACGGTGGTGGGCAGCAGCAACAGACGTCAACAGTTGTGGTTGGACAGCCACAGACTTTAGTGTTACAACAAACATACAGAGATTCACCAGTACGTACGACGTGTCCATCATGCAATGCAGATGTAATGACAGCCATTTCATTTGAAGTAGGAACGATGGCTTGGGTAGTGGCTGGTTGTCTCTGTATATTTGG ATTATGGCTCGGATGTTGTCTGATTCCATTCTGTGTTGACGGATGTAAGGATGTTGTTCACACCTGTCCAAACTGTAATCATATGGTGGGAAGGTTCAGCAGAATGTGA
- the LOC139485793 gene encoding cell death-inducing p53-target protein 1 homolog, with the protein MDKGSPYPQSQPQQYGQPPQQYGQPPQQYGQPPQQYGQPPQQYGQPPQQYGQPPQQYSQPPQQHGQPPLAYGGGQQQQTSTVVVGQPQTLVLQQTYRDSPVRTTCPSCNADVMTAISFEVGTMAWIVAGCLCLFGFWLCCFIPFLVDGCKDVVHTCPNCNHMVGKFSRM; encoded by the exons ATGGATAAGGGATCACCATATCCACAGTCGCAGCCTCAACAGTACGGCCAGCCTCCACAGCAGTATGGTCAGCCTCCACAACAGTATGGTCAGCCTCCACAACAGTATGGTCAGCCTCCACAACAGTATGGTCAGCCTCCACAGCAGTATGGTCAACCACCACAGCAGTATAGTCAACCGCCCCAACAGCATGGCCAGCCTCCACTAG CTTACGGTGGTGGGCAGCAGCAACAGACGTCAACAGTTGTGGTTGGACAGCCGCAGACGTTAGTGTTACAACAGACATACAGAGACTCACCAGTACGTACGACGTGTCCATCATGCAATGCAGATGTAATGACAGCCATTTCATTTGAAGTAGGAACGATGGCTTGGATAGTGGCGGGATGTCTCTGTCTATTTGG attttggCTTTGTTGTTTTATTCCATTCCTTGTTGACGGATGTAAGGATGTTGTTCACACCTGCCCAAACTGTAACCATATGGTTGGAAAGTTCAGCAGAATgtga